In Methanobacterium sp., the following are encoded in one genomic region:
- a CDS encoding alpha/beta fold hydrolase, which translates to MLEPKNYIIHDFKFESGAVFTDLTIEYAVQGTKKYDEQGKVCNAFLYLHGWSGNYASVENLSSVIGPGKVIDTNKFYVISPTALGTPGSSCPSSTGMGINYPEYSIKDMAAAQNELISHCLGIEHLQGIMGTSMGGFQVLHWALEYPDFMDFIILHGTSHRLSNRMFGVYHLMNQIIEGDGEYKGGKYVQNPVKVMEHVAYLSYLWSLSPENYEQCFESKNDFLKGVSERKADSINWDANDLIWRNKAMFSYDLSHDLSRISVPSLVIGIHQDQIVDEKFSIMPLKEGLRNSEIFLYDSIWGHYGCIRDVLKASDAINRFLANFD; encoded by the coding sequence TTGCTTGAACCAAAAAATTACATAATTCATGACTTTAAATTTGAATCTGGGGCGGTTTTCACCGATTTAACAATTGAATACGCAGTTCAGGGAACCAAAAAGTATGATGAACAGGGAAAAGTCTGCAATGCTTTTTTATATCTTCACGGTTGGAGTGGAAATTACGCTTCAGTGGAAAACCTTAGCAGTGTAATTGGCCCTGGAAAAGTTATTGATACCAATAAGTTCTATGTGATAAGTCCAACTGCACTGGGCACGCCAGGATCATCTTGCCCATCTAGCACTGGAATGGGGATAAATTATCCAGAATACAGTATTAAAGACATGGCAGCAGCCCAAAATGAACTGATCAGTCATTGTTTGGGGATTGAACATCTACAGGGCATTATGGGCACATCCATGGGGGGATTTCAAGTTCTTCACTGGGCTTTAGAGTACCCTGATTTTATGGATTTCATTATACTTCATGGAACCAGTCATCGTTTATCTAACCGGATGTTTGGGGTTTATCATCTCATGAACCAGATCATTGAGGGAGATGGTGAATACAAAGGTGGAAAATATGTCCAGAATCCGGTGAAGGTCATGGAACATGTGGCTTATCTCAGTTACTTGTGGTCGCTTTCCCCAGAAAACTATGAACAATGTTTTGAATCTAAAAATGATTTTCTTAAGGGTGTCAGTGAAAGAAAGGCTGATTCAATTAATTGGGATGCTAATGATCTAATATGGAGAAACAAAGCAATGTTTTCCTATGATCTATCCCATGATCTATCACGGATCAGTGTTCCTTCCCTAGTGATTGGAATTCACCAAGATCAGATAGTAGATGAAAAATTCAGTATAATGCCTTTGAAGGAAGGTCTTAGAAATTCAGAAATATTTCTTTATGATTCGATATGGGGACACTATGGTTGTATAAGAGATGTTTTGAAAGCTTCGGATGCAATAAACAGGTTTTTGGCGAATTTTGACTAA
- the cobI gene encoding precorrin-2 C(20)-methyltransferase, protein MDKGKFIGVGVGPGDSELLTVKGIKTLKSVPVICAPKSSKDKPSLALSIVQNILNERKDDYVILEPLFPMIEDKRALENYWKGAAQLVIDELDQGKDVSFITLGDPSIYSTFSYIAQIIQDEGYIVEMVPGITSFTSCAASAGITLSEKDEIVIVVPKVDQRLEEILEHADTAVIMKTSRHSEMLEDIIKKDSRDKKIISVQNCGMKDEKIFNGFAKKGKYLSTTIVKFEKNK, encoded by the coding sequence ATGGATAAGGGAAAATTTATTGGTGTAGGGGTGGGTCCGGGAGACTCTGAACTACTCACAGTTAAGGGAATAAAAACATTGAAAAGTGTACCGGTCATTTGCGCTCCTAAATCTTCAAAGGATAAACCTAGTTTAGCCCTTTCAATAGTTCAAAATATATTAAATGAACGAAAAGATGACTATGTTATACTTGAACCTCTTTTTCCAATGATAGAGGATAAAAGAGCACTGGAAAATTATTGGAAGGGCGCTGCTCAACTTGTAATTGATGAACTTGACCAAGGCAAAGATGTATCATTTATAACCTTAGGAGATCCTTCAATTTACAGCACCTTTTCCTACATTGCACAGATAATTCAAGACGAAGGATATATTGTGGAAATGGTTCCAGGGATTACATCATTTACCAGTTGTGCTGCCAGTGCCGGCATCACTTTGAGTGAGAAAGATGAGATTGTTATAGTAGTGCCTAAAGTGGACCAGAGACTGGAAGAGATCTTAGAGCACGCCGATACAGCAGTGATAATGAAGACTTCTCGCCACTCTGAAATGCTAGAAGATATAATAAAGAAAGATTCTAGGGATAAAAAAATTATTTCTGTTCAAAATTGCGGAATGAAAGATGAAAAAATCTTCAATGGCTTTGCTAAAAAGGGAAAGTATCTTTCAACAACCATAGTTAAATTTGAAAAAAACAAATGA
- a CDS encoding DUF3320 domain-containing protein — MSELSKVDIYKQIDVLRQSLLDLTMRNQLLNFRPRTMTVEVKDAELAEIYDRLVLKQTKTKLLQFIPRGEAILSNSEDEIDTNSEKKEIEKLPSTDDKSKSEGESPLNVDNEIKISDLSFKTDENLVDDVQARINDEVEEKISVNVSSASTEDIPSNSDDAISHDTIEELSQPNSSEDELSSEQTALLWESPPLDQEILEKNKEIFLSTDLTPSELQRRLFYINQRARSVMEEQGYNILYLAVGFLKWKEENGSNGFKEAPILLIPVELERKRVKGSFKLRWTGEDIITNISLQAKLVDNGVEIPDFEMPRTKEGVDKYLEQIAQSISHEKGWEVIPKVFLGFFSFTKFVMYKDLDPESWPEDMPLEENPLIKAIFDPSEEEFSLGFQEDQVDTELSSENVYHVLDADSSQISVIEEAKRGCDLVVEGPPGTGKSQTIVNLIAELLARGNTVLFVSEKMAALEVVKSRLDSVGLGEFCLELHSKKSNKKDVLEKLESVLRNPKPAQITLEEDLNTIEELKSDLNEYVTLIHSPYGEIRWTPYQLFGLKEKSLHHFEKSENRMPRFTIENGENCTLREWQRTLNKFKELGELYKLVKPVVYNPWNLTQPDPILPAEEEEIENLLTDTIGTLNHIEEKAQKLAKISGIIIPTTLDEMEHLIAAVEIISSFPSLERDLLFNTQWDYDKLQVYNLIKSLEEFQSRAKGLKRFKNGVLEEDLVSLLMDFQEQKPKLLKFLSGDFKKAKKRIEKLYIDKTPDDDEIIIHDLEELINCQKMRLKIREKDELAKSLFGSHWKSEESKVENLKNISEWIIKFRKSLEEGHITEKIVIILDSVQQDEVKRISKQMHQNYDQIIQNINRLNSFLHFDLDSVFGLNLKKSPIDYLISQTSLLKNKLSDLQNWSRYSSSRADCMETIGSELLNLIDKDEIESKDIIPSLEGNFADSMLRNFFLKEPSLSRFVGDVQEKKIKEFRELDSKIIKLNRFRIAEKLYENRPSLSSTASPRSELGVLKSEFSRKRGHMPIRKLLSICGGIIQNIKPCFMMSPLSIAQYLDPYSVKNLRFDYVIFDEASQVKPEDALGALLRAKYAVIMGDTRQLPPTTFFDILIDVESDDYDLAVLADMESILHLCKRSFPSKMLRWHYRSRHESLIAVSNQEFYDNHLLIYPSPSQDSEELGLKLEHLPDTVYDRGKTATNRAEAKEVIKAVFEHYKKYGDSKSLGVGTFNVRQQQALLEELELQLKLNPRMEKYFNTHLEEHFFIKNLETIQGDERDVIMVSVGYGFDSEGRLSHNFGPVNQDGGERRLNVLLTRAREKCVIFSNFRGQDLHLSSNAPFGLRAFKEFLEYAEKKTLRMSDLAQDTNDAAFEDAVYEFICDHGYHAHRQVGCAGFRVDLAIVDPDYPGRYLLGIAFDGPMYQTSRVARDRDRLRQQILKGLGWKLRRIWSTDWYRNRSEVQKSLLSTIEGLLSEERNQEKITPSVVEEDVEEKLEEEILEVQEETLQEIEVEEKSVDEIPEYKICEDPGVKISGDIHSQPVGDVAHAVMKVVEEEGPIHYDEVVRRVRILWGLSRAGRRVKDVLKEAVHLGVLDGQIILKGDFLYYKDSPVIVRRRTGDPPAKMDIISEEEISEAIKIVLESQYATQIDELVREVSKLFGGKIARGPAITRIKGVIKDLIQENEIEERPDGMIDLVRN, encoded by the coding sequence ATGTCCGAACTCTCCAAAGTGGACATATATAAACAAATTGATGTTTTAAGGCAAAGTTTGCTGGACCTTACCATGCGAAACCAGCTCTTGAACTTCCGCCCACGCACCATGACTGTGGAAGTAAAAGATGCAGAACTGGCAGAGATTTACGACCGATTGGTACTTAAACAAACAAAAACTAAACTTTTACAGTTCATACCCCGTGGAGAAGCAATTTTATCTAATTCTGAGGATGAAATAGATACTAATTCTGAAAAAAAAGAAATCGAAAAATTGCCGTCAACCGATGATAAAAGCAAATCTGAGGGAGAATCCCCTCTTAATGTTGATAATGAAATAAAAATATCAGATTTATCTTTTAAAACAGATGAAAATCTTGTTGATGATGTTCAAGCAAGGATAAATGATGAAGTCGAAGAAAAAATATCTGTAAATGTTTCCAGTGCCTCTACTGAAGATATTCCTTCTAACTCTGACGATGCCATTTCCCATGATACAATTGAAGAGCTTTCCCAGCCCAATAGCAGTGAAGATGAATTATCCAGTGAACAAACCGCCCTGCTTTGGGAATCACCTCCTCTAGATCAGGAAATCTTGGAAAAAAATAAAGAAATCTTCTTATCCACTGATTTGACTCCTTCTGAACTCCAACGCCGATTGTTTTACATAAACCAACGAGCCAGATCAGTTATGGAAGAACAGGGTTACAACATCCTGTATCTGGCTGTGGGTTTCTTAAAATGGAAAGAAGAAAATGGTAGTAATGGATTCAAAGAAGCCCCAATACTACTCATTCCAGTTGAACTGGAAAGAAAACGAGTAAAAGGCTCTTTTAAACTTCGCTGGACTGGAGAAGACATAATAACCAACATATCCTTACAAGCCAAATTAGTGGATAATGGAGTCGAAATACCTGATTTTGAAATGCCAAGAACAAAAGAGGGTGTAGACAAATATTTAGAGCAAATCGCTCAATCAATTTCCCATGAAAAAGGATGGGAAGTTATTCCCAAAGTTTTCCTGGGTTTCTTCAGTTTCACGAAATTTGTGATGTACAAAGACCTGGATCCAGAAAGCTGGCCTGAAGATATGCCATTGGAAGAAAACCCACTAATAAAAGCAATTTTCGATCCATCAGAAGAAGAATTTAGCTTAGGATTCCAAGAAGATCAGGTTGACACAGAACTCTCATCTGAAAATGTTTATCATGTTTTAGATGCAGATTCATCCCAAATATCAGTGATAGAAGAGGCAAAACGTGGTTGTGACTTAGTAGTGGAGGGACCACCAGGAACTGGTAAATCTCAGACCATAGTTAACCTCATTGCCGAACTCCTGGCGCGTGGAAATACTGTACTTTTTGTTAGTGAAAAAATGGCAGCTCTTGAAGTAGTTAAAAGCCGCTTGGACAGTGTGGGGTTGGGAGAATTCTGTTTAGAGTTGCACAGTAAAAAATCAAATAAAAAAGATGTGCTTGAAAAACTTGAAAGCGTCCTTCGAAACCCTAAACCCGCGCAAATAACGTTAGAAGAAGATTTAAACACCATAGAAGAGTTAAAATCTGATTTAAATGAATATGTCACCTTAATACACTCCCCCTACGGAGAAATTAGATGGACACCCTACCAGCTTTTTGGTTTAAAAGAAAAATCCCTGCATCATTTTGAAAAATCAGAAAATAGAATGCCACGTTTTACCATTGAAAATGGTGAAAATTGCACGCTAAGAGAATGGCAGCGAACCCTTAATAAATTCAAAGAACTGGGAGAATTATACAAACTGGTCAAACCAGTAGTCTACAATCCATGGAATTTAACTCAACCAGATCCCATATTACCGGCTGAAGAAGAAGAAATTGAAAATCTGCTAACTGATACAATTGGAACCCTAAACCACATTGAAGAAAAAGCCCAAAAACTTGCTAAAATCTCAGGAATCATAATACCAACAACTCTAGATGAAATGGAACACTTAATAGCTGCAGTGGAAATAATATCATCCTTCCCCTCACTGGAAAGAGACCTACTTTTTAACACCCAATGGGACTATGACAAACTTCAAGTCTACAACCTCATTAAAAGTTTAGAAGAATTCCAATCACGAGCCAAAGGCTTAAAAAGATTTAAAAATGGAGTTTTGGAAGAGGATCTCGTTTCACTTTTAATGGATTTCCAGGAACAGAAACCGAAACTCCTGAAATTCTTAAGTGGAGATTTCAAAAAAGCCAAAAAGAGAATAGAGAAACTTTACATTGATAAAACACCAGATGATGATGAAATAATAATCCATGACCTGGAAGAACTAATAAATTGTCAGAAAATGCGTCTCAAGATTAGAGAAAAGGATGAACTTGCCAAATCCCTCTTTGGCTCCCACTGGAAAAGTGAAGAAAGTAAAGTTGAGAATCTGAAGAACATATCAGAATGGATCATCAAATTCCGAAAATCACTCGAAGAAGGCCATATCACGGAAAAAATCGTTATAATTCTTGATTCAGTGCAACAAGATGAAGTTAAAAGGATCAGCAAACAAATGCATCAGAATTATGACCAAATAATCCAGAACATTAACCGTTTGAATAGTTTCCTACACTTTGATCTTGATTCAGTTTTTGGTTTAAATCTAAAAAAAAGCCCCATTGACTATTTAATATCCCAGACTTCCCTCTTGAAAAATAAACTCTCTGATTTACAAAATTGGTCTCGTTACAGCTCATCAAGAGCTGATTGCATGGAAACCATTGGATCAGAACTGTTGAACTTAATTGACAAGGACGAAATTGAATCAAAAGACATCATCCCCAGTTTGGAGGGTAACTTCGCAGATTCCATGCTACGCAACTTCTTCTTAAAAGAACCTTCACTCTCCCGCTTTGTGGGTGACGTGCAGGAGAAGAAGATAAAGGAATTTAGAGAATTAGACAGTAAAATAATTAAACTTAATAGATTCCGAATAGCAGAAAAACTTTACGAAAACCGGCCATCACTTTCCAGCACTGCCTCCCCCCGTTCCGAATTGGGAGTACTAAAAAGTGAATTTTCCCGAAAAAGGGGACATATGCCCATTAGGAAATTGTTATCAATATGTGGAGGCATAATACAGAACATAAAGCCCTGTTTCATGATGAGCCCCCTATCAATAGCCCAGTACCTAGACCCATATAGTGTTAAAAACCTACGCTTTGATTACGTTATTTTCGATGAAGCCAGCCAAGTTAAACCAGAAGATGCCCTTGGAGCACTTTTAAGAGCTAAATATGCAGTTATAATGGGTGACACACGACAATTACCACCCACTACCTTTTTCGATATTTTGATTGATGTAGAAAGTGATGACTATGATTTGGCTGTTCTGGCAGATATGGAAAGCATACTCCACCTTTGCAAACGTAGCTTCCCATCTAAGATGCTTCGCTGGCACTACCGAAGCAGGCATGAATCCCTCATAGCAGTGAGTAATCAAGAATTTTATGACAACCATCTTCTGATCTATCCCTCCCCTAGCCAAGATTCGGAAGAATTAGGATTGAAACTAGAACACCTCCCCGATACCGTGTATGATAGGGGTAAAACTGCCACTAATCGTGCCGAAGCTAAAGAAGTTATTAAAGCAGTTTTTGAACACTACAAGAAGTATGGAGATAGTAAAAGCCTAGGTGTGGGGACTTTCAATGTTCGTCAGCAGCAAGCCCTCCTGGAAGAACTGGAATTGCAATTGAAACTCAATCCCCGGATGGAAAAATACTTCAACACACATTTGGAAGAACATTTCTTCATTAAAAACTTAGAAACCATCCAGGGAGATGAACGAGATGTTATAATGGTTAGTGTAGGTTATGGTTTTGATTCGGAGGGACGTTTAAGTCATAACTTCGGACCAGTCAATCAAGATGGTGGAGAAAGGCGTTTGAATGTTCTTTTAACACGTGCAAGAGAAAAATGTGTGATTTTCTCTAACTTCAGGGGCCAGGACTTACATTTAAGCAGTAACGCACCATTTGGTCTTAGGGCGTTTAAAGAATTTCTGGAATATGCAGAAAAGAAAACCCTTCGAATGTCTGATCTTGCTCAGGATACAAATGACGCTGCATTTGAAGATGCAGTTTATGAATTTATCTGTGACCATGGATATCATGCCCACCGTCAGGTTGGTTGTGCTGGTTTCAGAGTAGATCTGGCAATTGTGGATCCGGATTATCCTGGACGTTACCTCCTGGGAATTGCCTTTGATGGTCCCATGTACCAGACCAGCAGAGTGGCTCGAGACAGGGACCGCTTAAGACAGCAAATCCTGAAAGGACTCGGATGGAAATTACGCAGGATTTGGTCCACAGACTGGTACAGAAACCGTTCTGAAGTCCAGAAAAGCTTATTATCAACTATTGAAGGACTCTTGAGTGAAGAACGTAACCAAGAAAAGATAACCCCCTCAGTAGTAGAGGAAGATGTTGAAGAAAAACTTGAAGAGGAAATTCTCGAAGTTCAAGAGGAAACACTTCAAGAAATTGAAGTTGAAGAGAAATCAGTGGATGAAATACCAGAATACAAGATTTGTGAAGACCCGGGTGTTAAAATATCTGGAGACATCCACAGTCAACCTGTAGGGGATGTGGCTCATGCTGTGATGAAAGTGGTTGAAGAAGAAGGACCTATCCACTATGATGAAGTTGTGCGGCGTGTGCGGATCTTATGGGGTCTTAGTCGTGCGGGAAGAAGAGTTAAGGATGTTTTAAAAGAAGCAGTTCATTTAGGAGTTTTAGATGGGCAGATAATCCTGAAAGGAGACTTTTTATATTATAAAGATTCCCCAGTTATAGTTCGCCGACGAACAGGTGATCCTCCGGCCAAAATGGACATCATTAGTGAAGAAGAGATATCCGAGGCCATCAAAATCGTTTTAGAATCACAATACGCCACCCAAATTGATGAACTAGTACGTGAAGTATCAAAACTTTTCGGGGGGAAAATAGCCCGCGGTCCAGCAATTACCCGGATTAAAGGCGTTATTAAGGATTTAATTCAGGAAAATGAGATTGAAGAACGTCCTGACGGGATGATAGACTTGGTTAGAAATTAG
- a CDS encoding rhodanese-like domain-containing protein: MSEQNDLDQVVVNINPQDAFIFVKKNLEDPNFVILDVRTPKEFSKGHIEGAVNLDFYSEDFREQLEKKDKKKKYLICCGSGVRGVKTFSVMQDLGFINIYNVLGGITMWKAMDLPLTKGNNSNSY; this comes from the coding sequence ATGTCCGAACAAAATGATTTGGATCAAGTTGTTGTGAATATAAACCCTCAAGATGCATTTATATTTGTTAAAAAAAACCTCGAAGACCCTAATTTTGTTATATTGGATGTTAGAACTCCTAAGGAATTCTCCAAGGGACATATTGAAGGTGCAGTTAACCTGGATTTTTATTCGGAAGACTTCCGGGAGCAACTGGAAAAGAAAGACAAGAAGAAAAAATACCTGATTTGCTGCGGATCGGGGGTTAGAGGAGTAAAAACATTTAGTGTTATGCAAGATTTAGGATTTATTAATATATATAATGTTCTTGGCGGAATTACCATGTGGAAAGCGATGGATTTGCCTTTAACCAAGGGCAATAATTCCAACAGTTACTAA
- a CDS encoding ATP-dependent DNA helicase: MENSFFCNKCGMIKDRCICAPDNSRQVKTAEISTSRLETLKNQFPDIPENIIEKFPFQKPREGQLEIISEIVDAIDRGYSNIILEAGTGTGKSAVATTLARIYQPSYILTMTKQLQSQYAAEFGYPLVKGRGNFLCKNENLEYSCDQGTCQTIPSTQKFACDYGISKSPFDGEMRAFQDAFGTPIYFRSNDRCSYWDQKAVAVESPITLMNYDYALLELNYVKHFGKRHLMVLDEAHNIEDKLMQRLEVNLYNRRLEREIKKTIPPSMTKYKDPQEWILFVESIYEDYQDINIKNIPKRSADRVNRMKMNLSELSRNLENNPENWVVDTSPSGVSFKPLRVNNYASDRLFNHADIRLLMSATILDQDLFCQWLGIDPDETYYMEIKSIFPQSSRPVHLKLVGNMSQRLIKRTAPKTLPILEKILEHHQNEKGLIHTHNYKCQRYIMKHLKNPRLMGHNPKNREQILNRFEHSQEKRVLVSPSMSEGVDLPYEKCQFQVIYKIPFPYLGDPQVNQRKQLDPPWYAYKTIMTLLQAYGRGMRAEDDYCETYILDGNFRMLLRNRLYRNLVPNFFKEAIQRE, from the coding sequence ATGGAAAACAGCTTTTTCTGTAACAAATGTGGAATGATAAAAGACCGCTGCATTTGTGCACCCGACAATTCAAGGCAAGTTAAAACTGCTGAAATATCAACATCACGACTGGAAACACTTAAAAATCAATTTCCAGATATTCCCGAAAATATAATAGAAAAGTTCCCATTTCAAAAACCGCGGGAAGGACAATTAGAAATAATATCAGAGATTGTCGATGCTATTGACCGTGGTTATTCCAATATTATCCTTGAAGCAGGCACCGGTACTGGAAAATCAGCTGTTGCCACCACCCTAGCCAGAATATACCAACCCTCATATATACTGACCATGACTAAACAGCTTCAATCCCAGTATGCTGCGGAGTTCGGTTACCCCCTTGTTAAAGGTAGAGGCAACTTTTTGTGCAAAAATGAAAATCTGGAGTACAGTTGTGACCAGGGAACATGCCAGACCATCCCCAGCACCCAAAAATTTGCCTGCGATTACGGCATAAGCAAATCTCCCTTTGATGGTGAGATGCGTGCATTTCAGGATGCTTTTGGAACACCCATATATTTCCGTTCCAATGATCGGTGCAGTTACTGGGATCAAAAAGCAGTGGCAGTGGAAAGTCCCATTACATTAATGAATTATGATTACGCACTGCTTGAACTTAACTACGTGAAACATTTTGGAAAAAGGCATTTAATGGTTTTGGATGAGGCTCACAACATAGAAGATAAGTTAATGCAGCGTTTGGAAGTAAATCTCTACAACCGTCGCTTGGAACGTGAGATCAAAAAGACCATACCCCCAAGTATGACAAAATACAAGGATCCGCAGGAATGGATACTTTTTGTTGAATCCATTTATGAGGATTACCAAGACATAAACATAAAAAATATCCCTAAAAGGTCAGCCGATCGTGTTAACCGAATGAAAATGAATCTTAGTGAGCTTTCTCGTAACTTAGAAAATAATCCAGAAAACTGGGTAGTTGATACCAGTCCAAGTGGAGTTTCATTTAAACCTCTCCGCGTTAACAACTATGCTAGTGATCGGCTCTTCAACCATGCTGATATCAGGCTCTTAATGAGTGCCACCATCCTGGATCAGGATTTGTTCTGCCAGTGGCTGGGCATAGATCCTGATGAAACCTATTATATGGAAATAAAAAGTATTTTCCCACAATCATCACGCCCTGTACACTTAAAACTAGTTGGAAACATGTCACAACGACTAATAAAACGTACCGCCCCCAAAACACTCCCCATTCTGGAAAAAATCTTAGAACATCATCAAAATGAAAAAGGACTCATCCACACCCATAACTACAAATGCCAGCGGTACATAATGAAGCATCTTAAAAATCCTCGTTTAATGGGCCATAACCCCAAAAACAGGGAACAAATCCTAAACAGGTTCGAACACTCCCAAGAGAAACGGGTACTTGTCAGCCCTTCCATGAGTGAAGGGGTTGATTTACCCTATGAAAAGTGTCAGTTTCAAGTTATTTATAAGATCCCATTCCCTTACCTAGGAGATCCCCAAGTAAACCAAAGGAAACAGTTGGACCCCCCATGGTATGCCTATAAAACAATCATGACTCTACTTCAAGCCTATGGAAGAGGTATGCGAGCTGAAGATGATTACTGTGAAACTTATATTCTGGATGGTAACTTTCGCATGTTATTGCGCAACCGCCTATACCGTAACTTAGTGCCTAACTTCTTCAAAGAAGCTATACAGAGAGAATGA
- a CDS encoding formylmethanofuran dehydrogenase — translation MNNEKEIQKKVLEFHGHSCPGVAIGIRAAEIATDKLFSSRDVDEELLAIVENDSCSVDAIQVITGCTFGKGNLIFKDHGKNVYTFVYRDSGKALRLSLNVAIDEIDPEFSEVRTKAFAGEATPEDQKEFDDRKDTLFDKIINMPEDELFKIEYVDIEIPEKARIFGSVQCSKCGELVAEHRARVENSEFVCIPCFDDYSRN, via the coding sequence ATGAATAATGAAAAAGAAATACAAAAAAAAGTTTTAGAGTTTCACGGACATTCCTGTCCTGGTGTGGCTATTGGAATTCGTGCTGCTGAAATAGCTACGGATAAATTATTTTCTTCAAGGGATGTGGATGAAGAGTTATTGGCCATTGTGGAAAATGACAGTTGTAGTGTGGATGCCATTCAAGTAATTACGGGATGTACCTTTGGAAAAGGAAACTTGATATTTAAGGATCATGGAAAAAATGTTTACACCTTTGTTTACAGGGACTCTGGAAAAGCATTGCGCTTATCTTTAAATGTGGCTATAGATGAGATCGATCCAGAATTTTCTGAGGTAAGAACCAAAGCATTTGCTGGTGAAGCCACTCCTGAAGATCAAAAAGAATTCGATGATAGAAAGGATACCCTATTCGATAAAATCATTAACATGCCTGAAGATGAATTGTTCAAAATAGAGTATGTGGATATAGAAATTCCTGAAAAAGCTAGGATTTTTGGTTCAGTTCAGTGTTCCAAATGTGGTGAATTGGTTGCTGAACACAGGGCAAGAGTCGAAAACAGTGAATTTGTTTGTATCCCATGTTTTGATGATTATTCAAGGAATTAA